A region from the Lutra lutra chromosome 1, mLutLut1.2, whole genome shotgun sequence genome encodes:
- the LOC125087356 gene encoding keratin-associated protein 6-1-like — MQLAQGSSSRHVNKLALSELYYRDELTLQFSVTHPFEGGETAETLKRKKCFETKTTSTTNTMCGSYYGGCGYGGCGYRGCGYGGCGYRGYGYGGCSYGGLGYGYGSSYGCGFRRLGCGYGCGYGYGSRSLCGCGYGCGSGYRSGFGCYY, encoded by the exons atgcaGTTGGCTCAGGGTAGTTCTTCAAGACATGTGAATAAGTTGGCTCTTTCTGAATTGTATTACAGAGATGAATTGACTTTGCAATTTTCTGTGACACATCCTTTTGAAGGTGGAGAGACAGCTGAAACACTGAAGAGGAAAAAGTGTTTTGAAACAAA GACAACCTCAACAACCAACACCATGTGTGGCAGCTACTACGGAGGTTGTGGCTATGGAGGCTGTGGTTACAGAGGCTGTGGCTACGGAGGCTGTGGTTACAGAGGCTATGGCTATGGAGGCTGTAGCTACGGAGGCCTGGGCTATGGCTATGGCTCCAGCTATGGCTGTGGCTTCCGCAGACTGGGTTGTGGCTATGGCTGTGGCTACGGCTATGGGTCTCGCTCCCTCTGTGGCTGTGGCTATGGCTGTGGCTCTGGCTACCGCTCTGGCTTTGGCTGCTACTATTGA